In Vreelandella piezotolerans, one genomic interval encodes:
- a CDS encoding transglutaminase family protein translates to MNYTLRHTTRYHYSAPVTLCHSEARVLPRKTQHQQCGASELTISPMPQVQAERRDVFGNRVLYFALEDVHQTLDVTVVTPLNTQPLGPLPSSSPAWERVAEQLRNDSRFDMQLYRLDSPFIRRNDELAAFARSCFTPGRPLVDAALALNQSIYDTFEYDPSFTTLATPLSEVLANRRGVCQDFAHLAIGALRSVGLAARYVSGYLETQPPPGQPRLIGADASHAWLAAWIPDWGWLALDPTNGTVAGEQHPVLAWGRDYADVAPLKGVMNGGGDHQLEVEVDVMPLTDNSAA, encoded by the coding sequence ATGAACTACACCTTGCGGCACACCACACGCTACCACTACAGCGCACCGGTGACGCTCTGTCATAGCGAGGCCCGGGTACTGCCACGTAAAACCCAGCACCAGCAGTGTGGTGCCTCGGAACTGACGATCAGCCCAATGCCTCAGGTGCAGGCCGAGCGCCGCGATGTGTTTGGCAATCGAGTGCTCTACTTCGCACTGGAAGACGTGCACCAAACGCTGGATGTGACCGTCGTGACGCCGCTCAACACTCAACCGCTCGGGCCATTGCCGAGCAGCTCTCCGGCGTGGGAGCGTGTAGCCGAGCAGTTGCGCAACGACAGCCGCTTCGATATGCAGCTCTACCGGCTCGACTCGCCGTTCATTCGTCGTAACGATGAGCTGGCGGCCTTTGCGCGCAGCTGTTTCACTCCCGGCCGACCGCTGGTCGATGCCGCGCTAGCGCTCAATCAGTCGATTTACGACACCTTCGAGTACGACCCCAGCTTTACCACGTTGGCCACACCATTGAGTGAGGTGCTGGCTAACCGACGGGGGGTCTGCCAAGATTTTGCCCACCTCGCCATTGGCGCACTGCGCTCGGTGGGCTTGGCGGCACGCTATGTAAGCGGCTACTTGGAGACTCAGCCGCCACCTGGCCAACCACGACTCATTGGCGCCGATGCCTCCCACGCGTGGCTAGCCGCGTGGATTCCGGACTGGGGGTGGCTAGCGCTGGATCCAACCAACGGTACGGTAGCCGGTGAACAGCACCCAGTGCTGGCTTGGGGGCGAGATTATGCGGACGTGGCACCACTCAAAGGCGTGATGAATGGCGGCGGCGACCACCAGCTCGAGGTGGAGGTAGACGTAATGCCCCTCACGGACAACAGCGCGGCCTAA
- a CDS encoding circularly permuted type 2 ATP-grasp protein: MTAPVSPSLLGLGAAGLVEDYTNQLGKGQPGTFDAMLDRQGQLRPGWQSLLCALEALGADGRYQQHEEIQRLLAENGVIFNMHEDTQGRSWRLDPLPWVIDQVQWQALEVGLTQRTRLFNALYDDIYGPRTLFDAGLLPTQAILASPHFLLPCHGSQPSDRPSISFHGIDVIQDIDGRWRVMGDRLQAPSGTGFALENRILMARALPEMYRNAPLKRLAGFLDKYHRTLTALAYQHRDNPTIVLLTPGPGSPRYFEHAYLANYLNIDLAEGQDMVVRDSQLWLRTLGGLQPVDVVLRHCDDAYCDPLELRGDSQLGVPGLLQATRASGVAMSNALGVGVLEMAELADYLPALCQHLLGEELLLPSADASTQPASAPVFDANMQRLSPATLNLRCFVTRMPGSIATQRPQPSDYHVMPGGLAWVGSPGSPSLSSPIVKDVWVTANTPQPHVSQLRQARGPVVATRDGTDLPSRVAESLFWLGRYGERLDARARLLREALLRLMEYDQDEIADQLLDELLLALDITTLDHEGKSTKPPLVGFAQKRTALLTQFDERDAQALQPLFAQMLRNARSVREHLGDDSWRVVHQLRQRVDTFNPSLGASAARRACEGLSAQIAAFFGLCNETMPHHYGWRFMDIGRFLDRVLGLLSLLKLTLNAPHSPGLALWEVVLATTDNFTAYRRRYRSELHPEAILDLLLFDETNPRSVGYMLKRLERQMDRLPGSSSPYRNAERRLLIQANAALHLADIDRISHLADTPDAQAALEQLLDELIAPLNALSDAISHSHFSHVERPRQLVSMEPDE; the protein is encoded by the coding sequence ATGACCGCCCCTGTCTCTCCCTCACTGCTCGGGCTCGGCGCTGCCGGGCTGGTTGAGGACTACACGAATCAGCTAGGCAAGGGACAGCCCGGCACGTTTGATGCGATGCTCGACCGACAGGGGCAGTTGCGCCCCGGCTGGCAGAGCCTGCTCTGTGCCTTGGAAGCACTCGGCGCGGATGGCCGTTATCAGCAGCATGAAGAGATTCAGCGCCTGCTGGCAGAGAACGGCGTGATCTTTAACATGCACGAAGACACTCAGGGCCGCTCTTGGCGGCTCGATCCGCTTCCCTGGGTGATCGATCAGGTGCAGTGGCAAGCACTAGAGGTCGGCTTGACCCAGCGCACGCGCCTGTTCAATGCGCTCTACGACGATATTTATGGCCCGCGCACACTGTTCGATGCAGGGCTTCTTCCTACGCAGGCCATTCTCGCTTCGCCCCACTTTTTACTGCCTTGCCATGGCTCGCAACCCAGCGACCGTCCATCGATCAGCTTTCACGGTATCGATGTCATTCAAGATATCGATGGGCGTTGGCGGGTGATGGGCGATCGCCTACAGGCGCCGTCTGGCACTGGCTTCGCGCTGGAGAACCGCATACTCATGGCCCGCGCGCTGCCGGAAATGTATCGAAACGCCCCACTCAAGCGGCTGGCGGGCTTTTTGGACAAATATCACCGTACGTTGACCGCGCTGGCCTACCAGCACCGTGACAATCCCACGATCGTGCTGCTCACCCCCGGCCCAGGCAGCCCACGCTACTTCGAGCACGCCTATTTGGCGAACTATCTCAATATCGATCTCGCCGAAGGCCAGGACATGGTGGTACGCGATAGCCAGTTATGGCTACGTACCTTAGGAGGCCTGCAACCCGTGGATGTGGTGCTGCGCCACTGCGACGACGCTTACTGCGATCCGCTCGAACTACGCGGCGACTCTCAACTCGGCGTGCCTGGATTGCTACAAGCCACTCGCGCCAGCGGCGTGGCCATGTCGAATGCACTCGGCGTTGGCGTGTTGGAAATGGCCGAGCTGGCCGACTATCTCCCTGCCTTATGCCAGCATCTACTCGGTGAGGAATTGCTGCTGCCTAGTGCCGATGCCAGTACCCAACCAGCATCGGCCCCAGTGTTCGATGCCAACATGCAGCGGTTATCCCCCGCAACGCTGAACTTACGCTGCTTCGTTACACGAATGCCTGGCAGCATCGCGACCCAACGTCCGCAGCCTAGTGACTATCATGTCATGCCCGGCGGCCTGGCGTGGGTTGGCTCCCCGGGCTCACCATCGTTAAGCAGCCCGATCGTCAAAGATGTCTGGGTCACCGCGAATACGCCCCAACCCCATGTCAGCCAGCTACGCCAAGCGCGTGGCCCGGTGGTCGCCACCCGCGATGGCACCGACTTGCCCAGTCGGGTGGCCGAAAGTCTATTTTGGCTGGGACGCTACGGCGAACGGTTGGATGCCCGCGCCCGCTTGCTGCGCGAAGCGCTGCTGCGTTTAATGGAGTACGACCAGGACGAGATCGCGGATCAACTGCTAGATGAGCTGCTGCTAGCCCTCGATATCACCACGCTCGACCATGAAGGGAAGAGCACCAAGCCGCCCCTAGTGGGCTTTGCGCAAAAGCGCACGGCGCTGCTGACCCAGTTCGATGAGCGCGACGCTCAAGCCCTGCAGCCACTGTTCGCCCAAATGCTGCGTAACGCTCGCAGCGTGCGCGAACATCTGGGAGATGACTCCTGGCGAGTGGTACACCAACTGCGACAGCGGGTAGACACGTTCAACCCGAGCCTGGGTGCCAGCGCGGCGCGGCGTGCCTGCGAAGGGCTGTCGGCGCAAATTGCCGCCTTTTTTGGCTTGTGCAACGAAACCATGCCCCACCATTACGGCTGGCGTTTCATGGACATTGGCCGCTTCCTGGATCGCGTGTTAGGCCTGCTGTCGCTGCTCAAACTCACTCTCAACGCTCCCCACTCACCGGGGCTGGCGCTATGGGAGGTGGTGCTCGCCACCACCGATAACTTTACGGCCTACCGGCGACGCTACCGAAGCGAGCTGCACCCCGAAGCGATTCTTGACCTGCTGCTCTTCGACGAAACCAACCCGCGCTCGGTGGGCTACATGCTCAAACGTCTGGAACGGCAGATGGATCGGCTGCCCGGCAGCTCGTCGCCCTACCGAAATGCCGAGCGACGTTTGCTCATTCAAGCCAACGCCGCTCTGCATCTCGCCGACATCGACCGAATTAGCCACTTGGCCGATACTCCAGATGCGCAGGCCGCGCTGGAGCAACTGTTGGACGAGCTGATTGCGCCGCTCAATGCGCTCTCTGATGCCATTAGCCACAGCCACTTCAGCCACGTGGAACGGCCGCGCCAACTTGTCAGCATGGAGCCCGACGAATGA
- a CDS encoding DUF2126 domain-containing protein — translation MTIRVALHHRTTYRFDRPVKLSPHVIRLRPAPHCRTHIDAYSLNISGDDHFLNWQQDPFGNFNARVVFPEPRKELTIAVELVAPMTVINPFDFFLDDVAQKIPFTYPDELSKELGPYLEVTEAGPRLLDWLKDVSLEPTTSVDFLVALNQRLQKDISYLVRMEPGVQSCEETLTLASGSCRDSAWLLVQILRHLGLAARFVSGYLIQLTPDVKALDGPSGTDVDFTDLHAWTEVFLPGAGWVGLDPTSGLFAGEGHIPLAATPTTGSAAAITGFSDKCEVEFDVEMRVERIHEDPRVTKPYSEQQWQRILTLGDEVDQALNQQDVRLTMGGEPTFVSIDDMESPQWNTEALGEHKRERAEALLSRLQAAYAPGSVIQQQQGKWYPGEPLPRWALACYWRKDGVPLWRDPSWLACMEGAPDVVADDTMAQRFTQALSERLGVAQRCWIPAYEDAYYYLWKEQTLPVNVDPRKADLKDDAERRRLARLLEQDLSSVVGYALPLRHSIAQSHRWESGRWPLKRDHLFLVPGDSPMGLRLPLSALPWADPEDQPQPQSLFAPRPALGDIHGEVARRNAEQHRFTSAERLGQSTHPSHSHPEGESVQQQPSAEEDREHKIIHTSLCVEPREGRLHIFLPPLTQLEHYLDLLSSIEACARELACPVMIEGYAPPRDPRLESFQITPDPGVIEVNIMPAASWQTLVAQTERLYDEARQARLGTEKFMLDGRHTGTGGGNHVTLGGITPDDSPFLRRPDLLASLVTYWQHHPSLSYLFSGLFIGPTSQAPRVDEARHEALYELEIALQQMPEGEVVQPWLVDRLLRHLLTDLTGNTHRAEFCIDKLYSPDSDSGRLGLLELRGFEMPPHARMGLMQMLLIRALVARCWKTPYRGKPVRWGSALQDRWMLPHYLWEDLNDVLSDLRHHGFDFELDWFAPFLEFRFPVHGRLHTPMLSIELRQAIEPWHVLGEEATAGGTARYVDSSVERLEVKVSGMSGDRYVVTCNGRPVPLTATGRNGEAVAGVRYRAWQPPSALHPQIPIHAPLVFDVIDTWNQRSVAGCTYYVVHPTGRSFETFPVNAFEAEARRLGRFSDSGHRHGFQAPVPERASQELPCTLDLRWSPR, via the coding sequence ATGACCATTCGCGTTGCCTTGCATCACCGCACGACCTATCGCTTCGACCGCCCCGTCAAGCTCTCGCCCCATGTGATTCGCCTGCGTCCGGCCCCCCACTGCCGTACCCATATCGACGCCTATTCACTGAATATTTCAGGCGACGACCATTTCTTGAATTGGCAGCAGGATCCGTTCGGTAACTTCAATGCCCGCGTGGTGTTCCCCGAGCCACGTAAAGAGCTCACCATTGCCGTCGAACTCGTGGCCCCCATGACGGTGATCAACCCGTTCGATTTCTTTTTGGATGACGTCGCCCAAAAGATTCCGTTCACCTATCCCGACGAACTCAGCAAAGAGCTTGGCCCCTACCTAGAGGTAACCGAAGCGGGACCGCGACTCCTGGACTGGTTGAAAGACGTCTCTCTCGAACCGACCACCAGCGTCGATTTCCTCGTCGCCCTCAATCAGCGCCTGCAAAAGGACATCAGTTATTTGGTGCGTATGGAGCCTGGGGTACAAAGCTGTGAAGAGACGCTGACTCTGGCGAGCGGCTCCTGCCGCGACAGCGCTTGGCTATTGGTACAAATACTGCGTCATCTAGGCTTGGCGGCACGCTTCGTGTCGGGTTATTTGATTCAACTGACACCGGATGTGAAAGCGCTGGATGGTCCTAGCGGCACCGACGTGGACTTTACCGACCTCCACGCCTGGACCGAAGTCTTCCTGCCCGGCGCTGGCTGGGTAGGACTGGACCCCACCTCTGGCCTGTTTGCAGGCGAAGGTCATATTCCACTCGCCGCTACGCCTACGACCGGCAGCGCCGCCGCCATCACTGGCTTTTCCGATAAGTGCGAGGTGGAGTTCGACGTCGAGATGCGCGTCGAGCGCATTCATGAAGACCCGCGCGTCACCAAACCCTATAGCGAGCAGCAGTGGCAACGCATTCTGACGCTGGGCGACGAGGTTGACCAAGCGCTCAACCAGCAAGACGTTCGACTGACCATGGGCGGCGAACCGACGTTCGTTTCCATCGACGACATGGAGAGCCCTCAGTGGAACACCGAAGCCTTGGGGGAGCACAAACGTGAACGCGCCGAAGCGCTATTGTCGCGCCTGCAGGCCGCCTACGCCCCTGGCAGCGTGATTCAGCAGCAGCAGGGCAAGTGGTATCCTGGCGAGCCGCTGCCCCGCTGGGCGCTGGCCTGCTACTGGCGTAAAGATGGGGTGCCGCTATGGCGCGACCCAAGCTGGCTGGCCTGCATGGAAGGTGCCCCCGACGTGGTGGCCGACGACACCATGGCTCAGCGCTTTACTCAAGCGCTGAGCGAACGTCTGGGTGTGGCTCAGCGCTGCTGGATTCCTGCCTATGAGGATGCTTACTACTATTTGTGGAAAGAGCAAACGCTGCCGGTCAACGTAGACCCACGCAAAGCCGATTTGAAAGATGACGCCGAGCGCCGACGCCTTGCCCGCCTGCTGGAGCAGGATCTGAGCTCGGTCGTTGGCTATGCGCTGCCACTGCGCCACTCGATTGCCCAGTCACACCGTTGGGAGAGCGGACGCTGGCCGCTGAAACGCGACCACCTTTTCCTGGTACCCGGGGACTCGCCCATGGGGTTACGCCTTCCGCTCTCTGCCCTGCCCTGGGCCGACCCGGAAGACCAGCCCCAACCGCAGTCGCTGTTTGCTCCTCGCCCGGCGCTGGGCGACATTCACGGAGAGGTGGCGCGTCGTAACGCCGAACAGCACCGCTTCACCAGTGCTGAGCGCCTGGGCCAAAGCACCCATCCAAGCCATAGCCACCCGGAAGGCGAATCGGTACAGCAGCAACCTAGCGCCGAGGAGGATCGGGAGCACAAGATCATCCACACGAGTCTGTGCGTCGAACCCCGTGAAGGCAGGCTGCATATTTTTTTGCCGCCGCTGACTCAACTCGAGCACTACCTCGACCTGCTCAGCAGTATCGAAGCGTGCGCCCGCGAACTTGCCTGCCCGGTCATGATCGAAGGCTACGCGCCGCCGCGCGATCCGCGGCTGGAAAGTTTCCAGATCACTCCCGACCCAGGCGTCATCGAAGTCAACATCATGCCTGCCGCCAGTTGGCAAACTCTGGTGGCACAAACCGAGCGTCTCTACGATGAAGCACGCCAAGCGCGGTTAGGCACCGAAAAGTTCATGCTGGACGGTCGCCATACCGGTACCGGCGGCGGCAACCACGTCACTTTGGGCGGGATCACGCCGGACGATTCGCCGTTCTTGCGTCGCCCCGACCTGTTGGCCAGTCTGGTCACCTACTGGCAGCATCATCCCAGCCTGTCGTATCTTTTCTCGGGGCTGTTCATTGGCCCTACCAGCCAAGCACCGCGCGTCGATGAAGCGCGCCACGAAGCGCTCTACGAGCTGGAAATCGCTCTGCAGCAAATGCCCGAAGGCGAAGTAGTGCAACCCTGGCTGGTCGACCGCCTGCTGCGTCACTTGCTGACCGACTTGACCGGCAATACACACCGTGCCGAGTTCTGTATCGATAAACTCTACTCGCCGGACAGCGACAGCGGACGCCTGGGCCTATTGGAGCTGCGCGGCTTCGAAATGCCTCCCCACGCGCGAATGGGCTTAATGCAGATGCTGCTGATTCGCGCGCTGGTCGCCCGCTGTTGGAAAACGCCCTACCGTGGCAAGCCGGTGCGCTGGGGAAGCGCGCTACAAGACCGCTGGATGCTGCCCCACTACTTGTGGGAAGACCTGAACGACGTGCTCAGCGACCTGCGTCATCACGGATTCGACTTCGAGCTAGACTGGTTTGCGCCGTTCTTGGAGTTCCGATTCCCGGTGCACGGCCGTTTGCATACGCCGATGCTCTCGATCGAGCTTCGCCAAGCCATCGAGCCCTGGCACGTCCTCGGCGAAGAAGCGACTGCAGGCGGCACCGCGCGCTACGTCGACTCCTCGGTAGAGCGCTTGGAAGTCAAAGTCAGCGGCATGAGCGGTGATCGTTACGTCGTCACCTGTAACGGCCGCCCCGTGCCACTTACCGCCACCGGGCGTAATGGCGAAGCCGTGGCCGGCGTTCGTTATCGCGCCTGGCAGCCACCCTCGGCGCTGCACCCGCAAATCCCCATTCACGCACCACTAGTGTTCGATGTCATCGACACCTGGAACCAACGTTCAGTAGCCGGCTGCACTTACTATGTGGTACACCCCACAGGACGTAGCTTCGAGACCTTCCCTGTCAATGCGTTCGAAGCCGAAGCCCGCCGTTTGGGACGCTTCAGCGACAGTGGCCACCGCCATGGCTTTCAGGCCCCCGTACCGGAAAGGGCGAGCCAGGAGCTGCCTTGCACGCTCGATTTGCGCTGGAGCCCACGCTGA
- a CDS encoding circularly permuted type 2 ATP-grasp protein — protein MSQVDWNNYACRDFYDELLAAPGKPRASADELCHMLARFSAEELAERKTAAEIAIRTMGITFTVYSEGAMIDRAWPFDIVPRIIPANEWRKTEAGLKQRVQALNLFIDDLYHEQKVVKDKVLPAEVLAQSANFRPQCVGINPPHGVWAHICGSDLVRGGDGMLYVLEDNLRIPSGVSYMLENRNVTKRVLPELFASGKILPVDDYVAQLYDMLAAMSPRPGDDPQVVVLTPGIYNSAYFEHAYLAQQMGVELVQGSDMLVDDDDVVYMRTVEGLRRVDVIYRRVDDEFLDPEAFNPHSMLGVPGLMRAWRAGNVALANAPGAGVADDKVVYAFVPELIRYYLDQEPLLPNVPSYLCMFDEDRQYVLDHLDELVVKPANESGGYGMLIGPRSTKETRDEFARLINENPRNYMAQPTLALSTTPTLANGLPQPRHVDLRPFILSGPETHVTTGGLTRVALVEGSLVVNSSQGGGSKDTWIVETDENAAGAAEQKGA, from the coding sequence ATGAGCCAAGTAGATTGGAATAACTATGCGTGCCGTGACTTTTACGACGAGCTGTTGGCGGCGCCAGGCAAGCCTCGTGCTTCTGCGGACGAGTTATGTCACATGTTGGCGCGATTTAGTGCGGAAGAGCTAGCTGAACGTAAAACTGCGGCAGAAATTGCCATTCGAACGATGGGCATCACGTTTACCGTTTATTCAGAAGGGGCGATGATCGATCGCGCCTGGCCTTTCGATATCGTTCCCCGCATCATTCCGGCCAATGAGTGGCGAAAAACCGAGGCGGGTTTAAAGCAGCGCGTACAAGCGCTGAACTTGTTCATCGATGATCTCTATCACGAGCAAAAAGTCGTCAAAGATAAAGTGTTGCCCGCCGAAGTATTGGCTCAGTCGGCCAATTTTCGACCTCAGTGTGTGGGCATCAATCCGCCCCACGGCGTGTGGGCCCATATTTGCGGATCTGACTTGGTGCGCGGCGGCGATGGCATGCTTTACGTGTTGGAAGACAACTTGCGTATCCCGTCGGGCGTTTCGTACATGCTGGAAAACCGCAACGTCACCAAGCGCGTGTTACCGGAGCTTTTCGCCTCGGGCAAGATCTTGCCAGTGGACGACTATGTCGCGCAGCTGTACGACATGCTGGCGGCCATGTCGCCCCGTCCGGGCGACGACCCGCAGGTAGTGGTGCTGACGCCTGGCATCTATAACTCTGCCTATTTCGAACACGCCTACCTAGCGCAGCAAATGGGGGTCGAGCTGGTGCAGGGCAGCGATATGCTGGTCGATGACGACGATGTGGTCTACATGCGCACGGTAGAGGGCTTGCGCCGTGTCGATGTGATCTACCGCCGCGTAGACGATGAGTTTCTCGACCCCGAGGCGTTCAATCCGCACTCCATGCTGGGCGTGCCGGGATTGATGCGCGCTTGGCGGGCGGGCAACGTCGCGCTGGCCAACGCGCCCGGGGCGGGCGTCGCCGACGACAAAGTCGTTTACGCCTTCGTCCCTGAGTTGATTCGTTACTACCTGGATCAAGAGCCACTGCTGCCGAACGTGCCGAGTTATCTCTGTATGTTCGACGAGGACCGCCAGTACGTGCTCGATCATTTGGACGAGCTGGTGGTAAAACCCGCCAATGAATCCGGTGGTTACGGCATGCTGATCGGACCGCGCTCCACCAAAGAAACGCGGGACGAGTTTGCGCGCTTGATCAATGAAAATCCGCGTAACTATATGGCCCAACCGACACTGGCACTTTCCACTACGCCAACGCTGGCCAACGGTTTGCCTCAGCCCCGCCATGTCGACCTTCGCCCGTTCATCCTCTCGGGACCGGAAACCCATGTAACCACTGGTGGGTTGACCCGCGTGGCACTGGTCGAAGGGTCGCTGGTGGTCAATTCGTCCCAAGGGGGCGGGAGTAAAGACACCTGGATCGTCGAAACCGACGAGAACGCGGCGGGTGCCGCTGAGCAGAAAGGAGCCTAG